A window of Mercenaria mercenaria strain notata chromosome 16, MADL_Memer_1, whole genome shotgun sequence contains these coding sequences:
- the LOC128549256 gene encoding uncharacterized protein LOC128549256: protein MNNFIECKEHYTEWLKQLQTTTADDNRSVRSSASSVRSARSMLQSARAKRLVAEHRLKTLREKQNLEHKQKELENQRELLEQESELEEAKIEESVFTDVLIETSGNALATEQTHIMSGCDANIPTSGGATESNENILDGENSTSGSGVDPIVMATVQGNSSRVNGKTGIPIQSGSSHSNGSEFERLASILQEGFNLPKPELLTFNGSVIDYTKFIKNFETYVESKVSDNRLKLSYLIQYCSGEAKSCIEDCVLLSSDDGYKRAKEILQSRYGDALSMLALDMQRCQMTLSQIGFVSDIDNSENLRRLVRRLPMHLRTKWADIAHSIYESGREPSFSDLTRFIDERSRVASSVYGIDIVKENVQYKGTKQPHILPGNVVKDRVTTLSTCTENEKPKFERKCSGCFGSCIDIASCHKFINMSLLDRKKHVLRYKLCFNCLKRNHMSSKCRKQKLCTVSGCTKKHHTLLQIWVPVSNETPVTQQSVNCAATNGSFLKTCLGIIPVSVKGGDGNFCHTYALLDDGADKTLCDERLIRKLNVPSKPVTFKISTVNSADSTTQGQEVDLTVSPIPGDDEVKLNNVWTMKQLPISKRSAATASDIRHIPYLSDIKIPVVNINEVMLLIGTDTPEAHIPLEVRT, encoded by the coding sequence ATGAATAATTTTATTGAATGCAAGGAACATTATACGGAATGGCTTAAACAGTTGCAGACGACAACGGCAGACGACAACAGATCTGTGCGCTCTAGTGCCAGTTCTGTACGGTCGGCACGTTCAATGTTACAAAGTGCTAGAGCTAAGAGGCTTGTTGCAGAACATCGTTTAAAAACTTTAAGAGAAAAACAGAATTTAGAACATAAACAAAAGGAACTTGAGAACCAACGCGAACTGTTAGAACAGGAGAGCGAGTTGGAAGAGGCTAAAATCGAGGAGTCAGTATTTACGGACGTTCTGATTGAAACTTCCGGAAATGCGCTTGCTACTGAACAGACGCATATAATGAGCGGATGTGACGCGAATATTCCGACTTCCGGCGGCGCAACGGAATCAAATGAGAATATCTTGGATGGCGAAAACTCTACTTCCGGTTCAGGTGTTGATCCGATTGTTATGGCGACGGTTCAAGGAAATTCTTCCAGAGTAAATGGTAAGACGGGCATTCCTATACAATCAGGTTCCAGTCACAGCAATGGTTCAGAGTTTGAGAGACTGGCATCCATTTTACAAGAAGGGTTTAACTTACCTAAGCCTGAGTTACTAACATTTAATGGTTCGGTAATAGATTATACAAAGTTTATAAAGAATTTCGAGACATATGTGGAGTCAAAAGTAAGTGACAATAGACTTAAATTGAGTTACTTGATACAATATTGTTCTGGTGAGGCTAAATCCTGTATTGAGGATTGTGTATTGTTAAGTTCTGATGATGGATACAAACGAGCTAAAGAAATTTTACAATCTCGTTATGGTGACGCACTGTCTATGTTAGCGTTAGATATGCAAAGATGTCAAATGACTCTATCCCAAATAGGTTTTGTCTCTGATATAGATAACTCAGAAAATTTGAGGCGACTTGTCCGTCGTCTGCCTATGCATTTGAGAACCAAATGGGCTGATATCGCTCACTCCATCTATGAGTCTGGGAGAGAACCAAGTTTCTCTGATTTGACAAGGTTCATTGACGAGAGGTCACGTGTGGCTAGTTCAGTGTATGGTATTGatattgttaaagaaaatgtGCAGTATAAAGGTACTAAGCAGCCACATATTCTGCCTGGAAATGTTGTAAAAGATAGAGTGACTACTTTGTCCACATGTACTGAAAATGAAAAGCCAAAGTTCGAAAGAAAATGTTCTGGTTGTTTTGGTTCATGTATAGACATAGCATCATGTCATAAGTTTATAAATATGTCTTTATTGGATAGAAAGAAACATGTTCTGAGGTATAAACTGTGTTTTAATTGCCTTAAACGCAATCATATGTCTAGCAAATGTAGGAAACAGAAATTATGTACTGTATCTGGTTGTACAAAGAAACATCATACATTGTTACAAATCTGGGTTCCAGTAAGTAATGAAACGCCTGTTACGCAACAATCAGTAAATTGCGCAGCCACAAATGGCTCCTTTCTTAAAACATGTCTGGGGATTATACCAGTGTCTGTTAAGGGTGGGGATGGTAACTTCTGTCATACCTACGCCCTGCTCGATGATGGTGCTGACAAGACTCTGTGTGATGAAAGACTAATCCGGAAGTTGAATGTACCTAGCAAACCCGTCACATTCAAGATATCGACTGTCAACTCCGCTGATAGTACTACACAGGGACAGGAAGTTGATTTAACCGTGAGTCCTATTCCCGGCGACGATGAAGTTAAGCTCAACAATGTTTGGACGATGAAGCAGTTGCCTATATCAAAGCGTTCTGCTGCCACCGCTAGCGATATTCGACATATACCCTACTTGTCGGACATAAAGATTCCAGTGGTTAACATCAATGAAGTCATGTTACTAATTGGTACGGATACACCGGAAGCCCATATTCCATTGGAGGTGCGCACCTGA